A genomic region of Candidatus Atribacteria bacterium ADurb.Bin276 contains the following coding sequences:
- a CDS encoding Positive regulator of sigma(E), RseC/MucC, with amino-acid sequence MLKPGKVEKIEGEKAWVRMQKGTSCGEHHCPLGSTLLDDSGTDFYKVLAKNEISASIGSNVMVEVKDDLALKISFLIYLMPILLVLGTYLIVKALTPQVMLIGVVTIIAMLISIIILKKADKIIQPEYSITGYLQDDDCSQCPFKSKKTKEEEEEVDTQDK; translated from the coding sequence ATGTTAAAACCAGGTAAGGTTGAAAAGATTGAAGGAGAAAAAGCCTGGGTTCGAATGCAAAAAGGAACAAGCTGTGGAGAACATCATTGTCCTCTGGGTTCAACGCTATTGGATGACTCAGGAACTGATTTTTATAAGGTATTAGCAAAAAACGAAATATCGGCTTCGATTGGTTCCAATGTCATGGTCGAGGTAAAGGATGACCTCGCCTTAAAAATATCTTTTCTGATTTATCTCATGCCAATTCTTCTGGTTTTAGGTACGTATCTTATAGTTAAAGCTTTAACCCCTCAAGTTATGTTGATCGGGGTTGTTACCATAATAGCTATGTTAATCTCGATCATAATATTGAAAAAAGCTGATAAAATCATTCAACCAGAGTATTCAATAACCGGGTATCTTCAGGATGATGATTGTTCCCAATGCCCATTTAAAAGCAAAAAAACCAAAGAAGAAGAGGAGGAGGTAGACACGCAAGATAAATAA